From Apilactobacillus bombintestini:
TCTGATTTTAGCGCCCATTTTACATAGTTCTTGAATATGCTTAGTACGTTTTGGATAAATAGTATCAATAATAGTACTGTCCCCATTAGCTCTTAGCAATAAAGGAGTAATAGGTTGTTGCAAATCAGTAGCAAAGCCAGGATATGGCATAGTTTTGACTTCAATATTTTTGAAGTCTACTGATTTAGGTACATAAATACTATCTTCATTAATTTCTAGTTTAATTCCCATTTCTTTTAACTTAGCAATGAATGATTCTAAGTGTTCTGGGATAACATTTTGAATTTTGACACCTTCCCCATAGGCAGCTGCCATAGATAGGTAGGTTCCGGCTTCGATACGATCAGGGATAATTATATGAGTATTAGTTGCTCGTAGACTTTCTACCCCTTCGATTCTAATTACGTCGGTACCTGCACCTCTAATTTTGGCACCCATGTTATTTAGGAAAGTTACTACATCAATGATTTCAGGTTCTTTAGCAGCATTTCTAATTACAGTATGACCTTTAGCCTTAACTGCAGCTAAAATAGCATTAATAGTAGCTCCCACAGAAACTACATCCAAGAAGATTTGTGCTCCTTGAAGTCCTTTTTCACCGGTAGTAATAACAATTTGGTCACCTTTATTAACCACTTTACATCCCATAGCTTCAAAAGCCTTAATATGTTGGTCAATAGGTCTAGGTCCAATATTGTCGCCACCTGGGAAACTAATTTCAGCGCGTCCGAAACGGCCTAATAATGCTCCCATAAAGTAATATGAAGCTCTTAAACTTTTAATTGCCTTACTTGGCAATGCACTTTCAATTATTTTAGTTGGGTCGATATTAAGTATTCCATCAGCAAAATCTGAACTAACATTCATAGATTCCAAAATTACCATTAAATTATGAACATCTAAAATGTT
This genomic window contains:
- a CDS encoding UDP-N-acetylglucosamine 1-carboxyvinyltransferase, which translates into the protein MNKMIIKGGHRLSGNVTIGGAKNSTVALIPAAILADTPVQFDMVPNILDVHNLMVILESMNVSSDFADGILNIDPTKIIESALPSKAIKSLRASYYFMGALLGRFGRAEISFPGGDNIGPRPIDQHIKAFEAMGCKVVNKGDQIVITTGEKGLQGAQIFLDVVSVGATINAILAAVKAKGHTVIRNAAKEPEIIDVVTFLNNMGAKIRGAGTDVIRIEGVESLRATNTHIIIPDRIEAGTYLSMAAAYGEGVKIQNVIPEHLESFIAKLKEMGIKLEINEDSIYVPKSVDFKNIEVKTMPYPGFATDLQQPITPLLLRANGDSTIIDTIYPKRTKHIQELCKMGAKIRYDEESGTIIVSHTDKLVGAKITAGEIRAGASEMIAGLMAEGTTVIDNADNILRGYDNIIDKLTNLHAEVELVNDEN